Part of the Bacillota bacterium genome, TCTTCCAGGGGTGGATGGGTGCTGAACAGGGCGCTCATACCCCTGGCCGAAAGCGGGTTCATGATAAACATGTGGGCGGTTGCCTCGCTGACATTGATGGGCTGCCGCCGTCCCGGCAACGCAAAGGTCTGCATCTTGCCAAGGGCGTCCGCCAGGCCATGAGGATGACCGGCGATGGCCGCCCCGGTAGCATCGGCTTCAAATTCCTGTGAGCGGGAAATCGCCATGCGGATGAGCATCGCCGCAAAGGGAAGCAGCAGCAGGCCGACGATACTGAACAGAAGTGCTATCGGGCCGCCTCCCCGACCGCCGCCGCGCCGACTACCCCCGAAACCGCCCCAGAGGCCTATACGGGAAATAAATGTCAAGGCACCGGCCAAGACAGCCACGACGGTATTGATCAGAATGTCATGATTGCGAATGTGGGCCAGTTCATGCGCCAGGACGCCTTTCAGTTCCTCGTAGTCCAGCAGTTTCAGGAGGCCGACCGTAACCGAAACGATGGCGTTTTGGGGATTGCGGCCGGAAGCAAAAGCGTTGGGCTGCATCGATGGCATCAGGTAAAGTGCAGGCATGGGCATACCGGAACGGGTGACGAGTTCACGCACGGCACGGTAAACCTCGGGTGCCTCTTCTTCTTTCAAGGGACGCGAGCGGGTCATCATCACCGCCAGCTTGGCACTGAACCAGTAGGAAAAGAAATTCAACAGGAGGGCAAAGATAAACGCTCCGATGAGCCCTTCCTCTCCGCCGATGATCCCTCCCAGAACCACAAGGATGATGGTCAATAGAAGCATAAGAGAAAAAGTTTTGAAACGGTTCATTGCTGTCCCTCGTTCCGTCCAACAAATATTTGGCCGATGATTATTCAGCCAGGTTACATTACAACATTATACAATCGGGAAAGAGATAATTCAAGAAAAGTTCCCCGTCCGGAGTACAACCTGTCAGATTCCTCGCGGCGCTATTTTTTTACTCCGGTGTTACCACTTCTACATCATTTTTCTCTATAGCTTCATGTTGGTGTTCTTGTTTAACACCGCTTGCTCGGAATGACAGGGGGGGGAGGACGCCGCACTCCTTCCCCGGTATTGTGGCATTCCGCACGACTGTTTTTCCAGTACTGTCATTCTGAGGGAGTCCTGTTTTTTGGGGCGACCGAAGAATCCCCTCCTCAAGTACCCCTTATTACCGCTATAAACTGGTTCCAGGTCTTTTTTCCCCGTAAAGCACAACGTTTCCCTCTGCCCGAGATTCCACGCTGCGCTACTCGTACCAATAAGTGTTAGTATTCCCACATTACCTTTTCCACAAATCACAACGCCTGCATAATGCAGAAC contains:
- a CDS encoding M48 family metalloprotease — its product is MNRFKTFSLMLLLTIILVVLGGIIGGEEGLIGAFIFALLLNFFSYWFSAKLAVMMTRSRPLKEEEAPEVYRAVRELVTRSGMPMPALYLMPSMQPNAFASGRNPQNAIVSVTVGLLKLLDYEELKGVLAHELAHIRNHDILINTVVAVLAGALTFISRIGLWGGFGGSRRGGGRGGGPIALLFSIVGLLLLPFAAMLIRMAISRSQEFEADATGAAIAGHPHGLADALGKMQTFALPGRRQPINVSEATAHMFIMNPLSARGMSALFSTHPPLEERIRRLRAMEI